The Paenibacillus mucilaginosus 3016 genome includes the window ACTGCGGCGGCTGGGACGATGGCGGCGGTACCCGCGGCGCCAGGTGCGGTGACGGCTCCGGCTGGTGCTGCAGGCTCTGCAAGCGTGCAGGCGGCTCCGACGGCTCCCGGCGCGGTATCGGCCCCGGCTGGTGCTGCAGGCTCTGCAAGCGTGCAGGCGGCTCCGACGGCTCCCGGCGCGGTATCGGCCCCGGCTGCAGGGAGCGCCGGTACGGTCCCCGCCGTCCCCGCAGCCCCTGCGGTGCCGCCGGCTGCTGTCGTGCCGGGTACACCGACGGATGCGGAGCAGCGGGAGCGTGACGCGGAAGACCAGAGGCGGCGGATCGAGCAGCAGGAACGCAACAAGCGCCAGTTCCTGAACACGGTGAAGCAGCTTGCAGCGAACGAGAATTACAAGACCGTCATCACCGATCTCGAGGGACGGGTGGTGTTCCGCAGCGAGAATGCCCCCGAGACATATGTCGACGTGCACAGCGTCATCCGCAACGCGATGAATGCCCGCAACAGCAGTGACGATTCCCGTACGGAATTCTCGAGCTTTTACCCCGTCACGTACAATAACCAGAAGTCCTACCTGATCGTGACCGGCATTCCGCAGCCGGTGATCTCGTACCGCAAGGGAACGAGCCCGCTGTCCATGCTCAGCGCCTTCGCCGTCTTCATCTTCCTCTTCTACTACCTCACCCAGCGCAAAATGAGGTACATCGAAGAGCTTGCGGGAGGCCTGCGCATTATCGCCACCGGCAATCTCGACCACCGGGTGATCGAGCGCTCGAACGACGAGCTCGGCTCGCTCGCCAAGGACATGAACCAGATGGTCGCCGATCTGCAGCACCGGATCGAGGAAGAACGGCGGTCCGAACGGTCGAAGAACGAGCTCATCACGAATGTCTCCCACGACCTTCGCACTCCCCTCACGCTCATCATGGGGTATCTCAAGCTGCTGCATGACCGCAACTACGAATCTCCCGAGCAGGCGGCCGGCTATGTCGGCATTGCTTACAGCAAGGCGGAGAAGCTTCGCGGCCTTATCGAAGACCTGTTCGAATACACGAAGTATTCGAGCCAGGAGGTCCCCCTGTACAAGAAGGGGGTCATCCTGAACGAGGTGCTCGAGCAGCTCCTTGAGGAATATGTGACGCTGAGCGAGGAGCAGCAGCTCACCCTGATCCGCAGCCTTCCTCAGGAACGGCTTCCGGTCAGGGTCGATGTCGAGAAAATCATCCGGGTCTTCGAGAATCTGCTCGGCAACGCCGTCAAATACAGCCCCAAGCCCGGCGTGATCTCGGTCGGCATGGCGAAGGACCGCGGCTGGGCGGTGGTGCGGATCAGCAACAAGGCGGACGCCTTGACACGCGACCAGCTCGAACAGCTCTTCGACCGCTTCTACCGGGTCGATGCCGCCCGCAACTCCAGCAGCGGGGGCACGGGCCTTGGGCTCGCCATCGCCAAGAGCATCGTGGAATCCCACGGCGGCAGCATCTGGGCCGAATCGGATCAGGGCGACATCCACTTCTACGTCAAGCTGAAGCTTCAGGAGTAAAACAGATACGGCCGCCTGGTAAGCCAGGCGGCCGTTTTCGTGTTTTTATCGGGCGGGGAAGCTGCAGGAATCACTGTCGCGCACCGCTATGTAACTGTTCCACACGGGACCCGTCGGAATGGCTTTGCCCCGGATTCGGAAATAGCTGAACCTGGATGCCTTATCCGGCTGTTTCCCGAGGATTCCCTGCGATTAGCGGAACTCAGGTGCCTAATTCGCCTCCCCATCCGCCCTAGGCCGTGTTCCGCAGTGAAATAACGAACCTGGGTTCCTCTATTCTGAATGAGGCTGTCTTGAAGCGAATAACGAATCGGAGTTCCTTTATTTTTTCTCACCATCGGGCTGATCCTTTATCCGCCCGCTTGGGGGCTTGTCCCCTGCAGCTCCCGTCGTGACAGCCTCCTCACGCCATCCGCTCCATGCCCCTTGCGGCCTGCCGGTCCGGCTTTGTCCTCGTCTGCCTCGGTTCGCTGAGTATCAGGCCCGTGAAACACTCATGGAGGCAGGTCACTCCGTCAGGAGGACGGTCATGCGAAGACCGCCTCCCTCATCGGCACGCCTGGGCGGCCAGGCCCGAGCCGATCTGTCCGGCACCTCTTCCCTTATCGGCCGTCCCGTAAGGGGAGCTGACGCGACAAGGAAACGGCATTAATCGAAGAAAGGCAGACCCGGATCTCCCGGCCGCAGGAATCGATCACCGCCGTACTGCCGCTCACCTGGCGCAGCCGGCCGTGCAGATTTTTGTCATTGGTGCAGAGGATAACCTGTGAACCCACATGCTTTGGCAGCGCAGAATCGAAATACGGTCTTTGGGGGAATTCCACTTGATCCACGGCACGAACCCACTTTCTGTTTTTGTTCTTAATTATAATGACCTGTACGCCCCGGGATAAGGGTCAAACACCCGTTTTTCGCGGCGTCCGCCAATTTTTTCAGTGGAAGGTACGGGCTGGGACATCGGCAGGCTTGCCCGGAAGGAGAACCGGAAGGTATACTGTCACTGACTTGCATGCAAGCGGATAGAGAGGATGAGACCATGCCGGGCTTTTTGCTGGATTTGGATGGAACGCTGTATCACGGGGATCACCCGATTCCTTACGCTGCCGAATTCATCGGTTGGCTGAAGGAGCGCGGGTACCCGTATGTCTATGTAACGAACAATTCGTCCCGGACACCGGAGCAGGTGGCGGACCACCTGAGGAAGACCGGTATTGACGCTGCGGCTCAGGAGGTGCTGACTTCCTCCCAAGCCGCGGCGCTGTACCTTAAGGACGCCTCCCTGCCTCCAGGCCCGGTTCTGTATATCGGCGAAGAGGGACTCCGTCAGGCGCTCACGGAAGCCGGGTTCGAAGCCGTCCCCGCGGATGAAGCCGGACAGCTGGATAAGGCGGCCGCCGTCGTTCAGGGGATTGACCGGAGCTTCAGCTACGGCAAGCTGCTGGCTGCCGTGCGCCACATCCGCCGCGGCGCCCTGTCGGTGCTGACCAACCCCGATCACCTGCTGCCGTGGAACGGCGAGCTGACGCCGGGAGCCGGCTCGATCGGGGCCGCCATCGAACGCTCCAGCGAGACCGCGCCGGTGGTGATCGGCAAGCCTTCACCGGTCATTATGCGTTACGCTGTAGAGCGGCTCGGTCTGCCGCCGGAAGAGATCTGGGCGGTGGGCGATAACCTCGGCACGGACATCCGCGGCGGTGCCGATGCGGGCTGCCGCACCGCGCTCGTGCTGACCGGCCTCGCAACCGAGGAGAACGTCAGCGAACAGATTGCCCGCATCGGTGTTCAGCCCAAGCTCGTATGCCGGCACCTGATGGAGCTCGCAGAGCGGATCGGTTAGCCATCAAGCGCTGGGAGTCGGTCGGATGCCAACTACCGCCGTTCGGCAAGCGGGTTCTGACTATCCGGGCCGGTACATCCCGCTTAGGTTGGGATGCACCGGGGAGGCAAGCTGGAAGCCAAGCCTGCTGGGATTGAAGAGCCCTCTGCGGCCTGAATGGCAAAGCTGTGAAAAGGAAGTAAGCGGAAGCTCACGCGAGTGGTCACGCGGCTGCGGCAAAAGATCGGGGAGCAATGCTCACGGAGAGCCATTGCGGCCGACTGGCAACGCAGAGAAAAACCCATAAGCGAAGCCCCATGGGAATGGCAGCCCAGCTGCGGCTTTACCGTGGTAATGGCTCCGAAAGGCCGGCAGACTGCCGGTCTTTTTTCTATGGGCTGCGGGGCTGCCGTTACAAGAAGTCCCTTCTATCCTCTTCTATCCTCTGCAGGCCAGCGCGCGACGACCAGCCCTCGCGGCCAAAGGACTGCTTCTGCAAGAGTTCAGCCCCCCTCCCTTGGCGGAAGCCCGTGCCGCGTCCGAATCTCCGCGATCCGGCGCAGGTGGACGTTCGCGTGACCCGCCATCATCTTCATGAGCCGGCCGGCGCTCTCTTCACGGCCGCCTTTCGTCCTCACGCTGCGCCCCAGTGCACCCGGGACGTGCCTGCAAACGGACAGCACGTGCTCGCGGACATGACGGAACAGCTGCACTTCTGCCGCAACAGGCCGCTCCCCGTAATTCATCCCTTCGGCCCAGGCGTCCTGATGAAACGACGGACCGACGTATTCAACTCCCCGTTCGGGGGAAGACAGGGCGAATTTGAGCTTGTGCAGAGCGGCAAGCTCCAGATCCACCAGATGCAGCACCTGCTGCCGGATGCTCCAGGAATCCGCGGTCAGGCGCCAGTCGAGTGCATGATCCTCCAGATCGGACAGCAGCGATTCGAGTCGCCCCGGGCCATCAGCGAACATCTCCACTATGTCCTCCATGGGAGGAAACAGCTCCTGCCAGTACGCCGCGATCCCTCCTTCGGGGAGATCCACCGCCAGAGTACGCCAGCAGCCCGGCTCGGATTCGTCCCTGTACTTTGCTCCGGCCGCCTGCAGCCTTGCCTCCAGCCGGTTCAGCGCAGCGTCCCCTTCCTCGGGAAGGGACAGGTACAGCCGTTCTCCCGGCTCCAGACGCCTCACAGCGGGCGAAGCCCATCGGCCGGCCGCCTTTACCCACGCATCCCTGTCTGCAAGCAGGGCATGGTCCCCGCCGGTCATCCGCAGCAGCACCCACCCCTCCTCTGGGCTGAAGTCCAACGGCTCCCATGCCAATACGTCCGAATACCAGCGTGAAGCGCGCTCCGCATCCTCCGTTTCGATTCTTATCCGCACATCTCTCATGCGCTTCCCCCCATTCCTCCAAAAAAATCTACACTACGCCGGGTGAACGGACCGCCTTTGGATCATACTTGTAAGGAGCAGCACTACCTGATTCTCCCTATTCCAAGCCTCTGACGGAGGGTGACCCGCATGAATAAACTCCTGCTGCCGCTGACTGTTCTGCTCGGTGCGGCTCTGTTCCTGGCCGGCGTGATGGCCGATCGTCCCGGAAGCCCCGAGGCCGGCGTATTTCCCATGGCCGAGGACATTACCGCTGCCCGGATGATCCCGGGCGGGGAAGAAGAAGGCGCGCAATCGCCGGTCGACCTGAATCTGCAGCACGATGACAAGAACCGGCTGGAGATCGCCCGGATTCTGTACTGGCTCTCCGTCGGCACCCTGCAGGGCGGACTGAGCCGGCAGCCGCTGCCCTCCGGCGGTCCGGAACAGCTCGTGATGGAAACGGCCGACGGAACGGTCCTCACCCTCACCAACGCGGTCGACCGGATCGCCGTCCCGGCGCAGGACAGCTGGCTGACCACCGGGGTCTCCGTTCCACAGACGGTCAACGTCCGGATCAACGACATGGCGGGCCGCATCACCGCCCCCGATCTCAAGCGGTGGATGGAAGAAGACCTGCCGCGCCGAATCGAAGAAAGCCGGAAGGCCCCGCAGTAACCTGCAGGCTGCCTCCGGCTTTTTGGGGCTGGTGAGAGTGCTCCACAGGACTTTGAAGCCTATGGCCGTCCGCCTTGCTCAGCGCTCCAGCCAGACGCGCAGTCACCTGATGCTGCTGGAGCGGGCTTCACCCAGCATTGGCTCCGCCGAGCTTCGAAGCCTGTGGCGGGTCCGCCTCATCTGATGCATCCCGCTGCTCTGCCGGCCGTCCGCCCAATCTCTGCCTGCCGTTCCCCCGGCGGCTGTAGCGTACCAAGGGTCCCGGCGTCATCACCCTGCCGGCTAAACGGCAGGCTTCACCTCATATGCGCCGCTTTCCAGGGGAACTTTGCGCCGCTCCACCATGAAATAATAGAGGCCGGACTTGGGGTCGGCGATCTCTTTGGTCTGCAGCAGGACGCCGTTCTCCAACAGGTTCATCTTGCGGATCGAGGGGTCGTACACCCGGCCCGAATACACCTTGATCGTGTGTCCGCTCTCCGACTTGACGGTGAAGCTCATGGTGTCGAAGGGCACATCGACCGACTGCGAAGCGTGGTAAGCCTCCGCACGGTACCAACGGTACCCCTGCTCCCCCTTCGTGATGCTCGCCACGCCGAGCGCCCCGTCAGCCCCGCCCGTCCGGGCCATGAAAAAGACAAAGGTTTCCGCTTCATCCTTCTCCACCGACAGCAGCCGCCCGTCCTCGGCCGCAAGGCCCGCCTTTACCGCCTCGTCGACGGTAGGGTGCCAGGCCTCCCTGTTCTCCGCCGCCGTACCTGTCGCCCTTCTCTCCGCTTCACCTGCCTGCTTCGCCGGCGTATCCTTGTCCGGCGCGCATCCCGCCGCGAAGATCAACAGAATCACAACCAGCATCAGCCTTGCCCCTTGCCTCATGCCCATCACCCTTTCTTCCGGACCCGGGAGCCCTTGGTAGAAGCGTATAGAAGAGTGTATGCACTGTTGTCCTTATTCTTACTTACCCCATACGAGGGCAGCCGTCCACGTCCACCGCCTGCTCCGCTGAGCGGAAGCAGGCAAGCCGGTTACAATCAAGCTGTAGATGAGATTGGCGTATAACGTGAAACGTACGGGGGCTGCCGGATCCAAAGCCTCCCTCCGGCCCTTCCATGCCCAGTTACCGCACCATGCTCGGCCACACGACGAGGGCAGCCCGGTCGGTCTCCGCTCCCAGCGCCCGGAGCGGCACGGCCGCCGGATGCTCCCCGATCGGCACGCCGTCCCACGTCTCCATGACGAGCTTGCGCACGCCGGGCCGGCGGAGGTAAGCCGCCGCCAGCCCTCTCACCACGGCTCCGAACTCCTCCTCCCCGGGGACGAAGCCGTCCTCCCGGGGCAGCGTATGGATCCGGCGGCCGCCGCCCTCGCTCCAGACCAGCCACCGCCCGCCGTAGAGCAGCAGGTCGCAGCCGCTCTTGCGGGCGAAGGTAATGCCCTTCACGGCGGGCCAGCGGACGGTCAGCCCGAACGGGTTCGCCGGATCGGCGGCCGGCAGCAGAATCACCCCGTGCCCGGCATCCGGACCCGAAGCCGGCCTGCGCAGGCTCTCGACCGTATCGGCAGCCGCATACTGCATGGCCGGAATGTCCTGCACCCAGAGGCCGCGCGTGAGCATCCCCCAGCTCTCCAGCTGGCGCAGGGTGGCGTACACGGCATCCCAGCTCCACGGCAGCTGCGCTTTCACCAGGTCCCGGGTGAGCAGGCCCCAGCCGGCCAGCAGCCCTTTGACCCAGGCCGCCAGGGAGGCGCGCAGGTCCGGCTCACCCGGCGCTTCCAGCGCGTACCAGCGCCCCGGCGGCGGCGGGAGACGCCCGGCTGTCCGCAGCGGCTTGGCCTTGGCGGCTGCCGGCCGGTCCCCCCGCTGCCATGCTGCCGCAGCGGAGCGAACTGGTCGCTCGACACGAGCCCTTCCCACGCCAGGGCGATGAGCTCGTCCGTCACCTCCGACGGCAGCCGGTCGGTCTCCCGGGCCAGCGCGGTGACGAAGGAAGCGCCCCGGCGCCGCAGCACCTCAAGCAGCGGAGACGCTTCCGCTGCCGGCGGCCGGGCGGCCAGCAGCGGACCGTACAGCTCTTCCGCCTCCGCCAGGAAGAAGGCCACCCGCCCCTCCTTCTGCTTCGGCTCCCGGCGGCCGATCCAGATCACCTCGCCGGCGGCGCACAGCCCGTCGAGGTACTCCTTGCGGTAATCGGTCAGCCGCAGGGGGAACACCGTCCCCTCCCAATCGGAGAGGGGCAGGAAGCAGCCCTGCAGGCGCCCGATCACCTCTCGCAGCCCTTCCTCGCCGCTCAGGCGGCAGTCCGGGCGCACATGCTGCAGCTCCAGCAGCCGGGCGAGATACCGCTCCCCGGCGGCCGGCTCGGCCCGGCTGCGCATCGCCTGCACCGCCTGCCGGATGCGGCGGGACTGCGCCTCGCGCGAGACCCACGCGGCCGGCTCCCCGTCCGCCGCAGCTCCCGGGGCGGGCTCGATCCGCCCCTCCTCCGCCCAGGCGGACACCGCCTCCTCGGCGGCCGCCGGCTTGACGCCGTAGCGGGCGGCCAGGCCGCGCACGGTGAACGGCTCGGCGCTGCCGTCGACGCAGCGGGCAAGCACGAACCGCAGCGCCAGCGGGTCGTCCGCGAGGCGCGAGTACGTCTGCGCCTCCTCAGCCGCGATCCAGCGCTGCTCGCCGGCGAGGCGGACTTGGGCCGCCCGGCCCTGCGCCTCCAGCGAGGCGAGGGCCGACGCCACGCCGGCCTCCCCGGCGCCGCCGGTATCGGCTGTGATCTCGCGGGCGCTCCGGTCGCCACGCCGCTTCAGGTAGCGAAGCAGCTCGCCGGGTTCTTCCGCGTCGAACCCATCTGCCGGCGCGGACCCGCCGGGGCCCTCCTCCGCCAGCAGCGCCTCCACGGCGCCCTCCCCGAACAGCGTGCCCGCAAGCGTCCGGTCGAGCCCCAGCAGCTGCAGCTGGAGATCCCGCGACAAGGTGTCGGATTCATAGATCTGCGCACCCGCGAAATCCGCCAGGAAAGCAGCGGCAAAAGGCGACGGGAACGCATTCTCGCAGACTTCCCAGGCTGTACGCCCTTCTTCGATATCCTGCAGCACGCGCTGCAGGCCCTCGGCATCCAGTTCCTCCTCGAGGCAGATCCGCATCGCTTCGGAAACGAAGGGAAACCGCTCCGCATAGGGCAGCGCCTCCCGGAGCAGCGATTCGCTGCGCATCCGCTTCTTCCACGCCGGCATCCGCTTGAAGCTCCGCGGCAGGAGCAGCGACGTCTCCGCCAGCCGGCGGAAGACCGAGCCGAACAGGGGCGAGCCGGGCACCGCCTGACGCAGCATGTCCAGGATATTCCCTGAGGTGACGCTCTGCACCAGGGGAAGCACAGCCTCCATTGCCGCTCCGCCCACATCCGGCCATACGAACTGGATGCCGTTGTCCCGCGAATGGGCGTGAAGCCGGTAAGGCAGCCGGCTTTCGAACAGCTGCTGGAGGGCCAGCTGCCACGTCCGGTTCAGCCTGCGCCCGAAGGGGCTGTGGATAATAAGATGATGCTGCTTCATCTCATCCTGGAACCGTTCGGCTACGATGCGGCGGTGGGTCGGCAGCACGGAGACGGCCTTCTGTGACTTGACGAGGCCGATCAGCTCCCCGGCGCTTCTCGCATCCAGGGCATAGGCAGCCCCCAGCCAATCCACCGTCCCGGTATCGGTCTCTTTCCCGCCGTCCAGTCGCTGTTCGAGCTCCTCCAGGAAGGAGCCGATCGACAGCGACAGCTCCAGGGAGCGCCCCTGCCCCTCGCCCCGCCAGAAGGGAATCTCGCTGAAGGATTCCCCGGCCTCCGTCACATAGACGCGGTCTCCGGCGATCCGCTGGATTTTCCAGGAGGAGGTCCCCAGCTGGAACACATCGCCCACCCGGCTCTCATGGATATACTCTTCGTCGAGCTCGCCGATATGAATCCGGGAATCCGCGTGGTGCACGGGATAAGCGGAGCCCTGAGGAATCGTGCCCGCTCCCATGATCGCCGCCATCGCCGTAACGCTGCGGGGGGTGAGCTCCCCGCTCTCCCGGTTCCAGTCGAGCAGCGGCTTCACGAACGGATAGTAGCCGGAGAGCACCTCGAGCACCGACTCGAACCGCTCCCTCGGCAGATCGTGATACGAGTCGCTGCCCTGCAGCACGGCGAAGACTTCGTCCACGGTCCAGACCCCGCCGGCCACCATGGCGGTGACCTGCTGGCACAGCACGCCGAGCGCCCTTCGGGGAATGCGGATCTCTTCGATCTCGCGCCGGATCACCTTGGCGGCCAGCACTGCACATTCCGCCAGCAGGCTGCGGCTGCGGGCCACGATGATCCCCCGGCTCTCGTCGCCCACCCCGTGGCCGGCCCGGCCGATGCGCTGGATGCCCGATGCGGCGCTCTTCGGCGAGTCGATCTGCAGCACGAGATCGATGTGCCCCACATCGATGCCGAGCTCGAGCGACGAGGTCGCAACCAGGCAGCGCAGCTCGCCCGCTTTGAGCGCCCGCTCCACCTCGAGGCGCTGCTCGCGTGAGACGCTGCCGTGGTGCGAGCGGGCCATCTCGTAGCCGACATGGTCGTTGAGCCGCAGGGTCAGCCGCTCGCAGAGGCGCCGGTTGTTCGTGAAGACAAGCACGGACCGGGCACCTTCCATCAGCTTCAGGATCCGCTCGGTGAGCGGCGCCCACAGGGCCTCCTGCCGGTCCTGCGTCACCGGCGCCTGCTCCGGCATCGTCACGGAGAGGCGGAAGACCTTATCCATCCGGCTCTCGATGATCTGCACGGGCCTCGGGCGGCAAGCCCCTTCCCCTGTGCCTTCCCCAGCGCTCTCCCAGCCGCCGAGGTACTGGGCTACCCGCCCGATCGGATTCTGCGTCGCGGACACGCCGATCCGCTGCGGCGTTCTTCCGCAGAGCGCCGTCAGCCGCTCCAGGGTAACGGAGAGATGCAGGCCCCGGTCGCCGCCCGCGAGATCATGGATCTCATCTACGATGAGATGCCGGACGTCCTTCAGCATCGCCTTGCCCTTCGCCGAGGTGAGCAGGATGTACAGCGACTCCGGCGTCGTCACGAGCACATCCGGCGGCTGCCGCAGCATCGCCGCCCGCTCCCGCTGTGTCGTGTCTCCGGTGCGTACGGCCGCACTCAGTCCGGGCCAGGGGAGGCCAAGCCGCCCGGCCTCCGCCGCAAGCTCCGGAATGTAGCCCATCACATGATGGTGGATGTCATTGTTCAGCGCCTTCAGCGGCGTGATATAGAGCAGGCGGACCTTGGGCGCCGCCTTCCCCTCCGCCTCCTTGTCCTTCACGATCCGGTCGAGGCAGGGCAGCAGTGCCGCCAGCGTCTTGCCCGAACCTGTCGGTGCCGCGATCAGCACATGTCTTCCCTCCTGCAGCGGAGGGAAGGCCTGCAGCTGCACGTCCGTCCCCCGGCCGAAACGCGAATGGAACCAGGAGGACAGCACCGGGTGCAGCCCACCGCCCCCATTTTCTTCACCAGCCTGCAAGTCTCCCGCCTCCCACTCTCGATCTGGAATGTATGTTCGTTCTCTCATCATAGCAAAGCGCCGCCCGATTACCAAGATATACAAATCCGCGTTCGCCCGCCCGGCCGCCATTATAGTAAGATGAAGCCAATGAAGAAGTCCGGTTACAGGCTGCTGGTTACAAAAAAACAGCTGCTTTCCCTGTTGACCCTCACGCTGCGTGATAGCTTATTGTGATGAATAAGGAGGCGAGACGCATGAAGCACACGGTCAAAGAAGTGGCGAAGGCCTCCGGCGTCAGCGTGCGGACCCTGCACTATTATGATGAGATCGGCCTGCTGACCCCGCAGCGGGACGAAACAAACGGCTACCGCTGCTACGGGGAGGAAGAGCTGCTCCGGCTGCAGCAGATCCTGTTCTTCCGGGAGCTCGACTTCCCGCTGGAGGACATCCGCAGCCTGCTGGGCAGCGATTCGTTCGACCGGATCGGGGCGCTGGAGGAGCACAAACGCCTGCTCGCGCTTCGGGCCGAACGCCTCCGCACATTAATGAACACGATCGATCAGACGATCGGCAGACTGAAAGGAGAACGGACCATGAACCGGGATGAGCTGTACGAAGGCTTCGACCAAAGCAAGCAGAAGCAGTACGAACGAGAGATTATTCAAAGGTACGGGAAGCAGGCGGAGAAGCATATCGAGGAAAGCCGGGAGCGGATGAAAACATGGACGAAAGAGGACTACGACCGGGTGAACGGGGAATACGCCGAACTGAACCGGCGGATGACCTCCGTACTGGAGAGCGGCCTGACTCCGGACAGCCCGGAAGCCCAGGGGGTGGTGGAGGACCACTTCGGCGTCGTCTCCCGCTTCTATACCCCTTCCCGCGAGATGTACGCCGGACTCGGCGACCTCTATACGGACCACCCGGATTTCCGCAAGCTGTATGATGCGTTCCATCCCCGCCTCGCCGACTATTGGCGGGACGCCATGAAAGCCTATGCCGCAAGCCGGCTGAGCTGATCCCGCTGCTGGAAGGAAGCAGGGTTCCACAGGATTTACCACCGGATAACCGCCTCTCCCCTGGTCATTCTAAGGGAGAGATTACCTATGGGAGGTTGCCCGCGTGGCTCAATCCAAATCCTTGAAAAAACCGCTCCTCGGACGGCCGGAAGAGGACGATATCCATTCCGAAAATAACTCTGCCGCCGGGGACCGTGACGAGAGCGGAGACGGTTCCGGCTCCTCCGGCGCACCGGGCGGCTCCTGGCTGCTCATTGCCGGCCTGCTCATCGCGATGCTGTTCTCGGCTCTTGAGGGCACGATCGTCGGCACGGCCATGCCCCGCATCGTCGGAGAGCTCGGCGGCCTCAGCCTGATGACGTGGCTGACCACCGCCTACATGCTCAGCTCGACGACGGTCGTTCCGATCGCCGGCAAGCTCGCCGACCTGCTCGGCCGCAAATCCGTGTACGTCACCGGCCTCCTGATCTTCATGCTCGGCTCTGCGCTCTGCGGCATGGCCCAGAATATGACGCAGCTCATCTGGTTCCGGGCGCTGCAGGGGATCGGGGGCGGGGTCATGATGCCGATGGCCATGATCATTGTCGGCGACATCTTCACCGGCAAGCAGCGTGCGAAGTGGCAGGGCGTGTTCGGCGCGATCTTCGGACTCGCCTCCGTCATCGGCCCGCAGGTCGGCGGCTGGATCGTCGATGCCTGGAACTGGCACTGGGTCTTCTACATCAACCTGCCGGTCGGGATTCTGGCCACCGTCCTGATCGCCCTGGGGCTCAAAAGCCATAAGGCCGCCGGTCCGGTCAAGTTCGATATTGCCGGTATGGCCACCATGATTGTGGGCGTCGTCTCCCTCCTTCTGGCTCTCAGCTTCGGAGGCGGGCAGTACCCTTGGGGCTCCTGGCAGATCATCGGCCTGTTCGCGCTCTCCTTCGCCGCGCTGACCGCCTTCGTGCGGATCGAATCGACGGCTTCCGAGCCGATCCTGCCCGTCCGGCTGTTCCGGGACCGGATCTTCTCGGTCGTCAACGCGATCGGTTTTCTGATGAGCATCGGGATGTTCGGCGCCATCATGTTCGTCCCCCTGTTCATGCGGGGAATCGTCGGCATCAGCGCCTCCGCCTCGGGCACCGTCATGACCCCGATGATGGTCACGATGATCCTGGCCAGCATTGCCGGCGGCCAGCTGGTGCTCAAGATCGGCGTCCGGCCGCAGATGACGGCGGGCATGATCATCATGGCCTGCGGCTTTCTCCTGCTGACCACCCTCGGCATGGAGACCACGAAGCTGTATGCCAGCGGCATCATGCTCGTCATCGGTCTCGGCATGGGGCTCGTCATGCCGCTCTTGACCCTGACGCTTCAGGAGCACTTCCCGAAGTCGGAGCTGGGCGTCGTTACTTCTTCGAGCACGTTCTTCCGGCAGATCGGCGGCACCTTCGGGATGACGCTCCTCGGGGTGGTCATGAACAGCCGGTCGGACGCGCTGCTGTCCGCGAACCTGCTGCCCCTGCTGCATGATCTGCCTGCGGAGGCGGACGGGCTGGAGGAATCCATCACCCATATGGTGCATACGAACCCGCAGAGCCTCTATTCCGCCCTGCTCAGCCCCGAATCCCTGGCCCAGATTCCGCAGGCCCTGCTGGGAAGCCTGGTCCCCGTGATCAAAGCTTCGCTGGTCGCCTCCCTGCACGCGGTGTTCTGGACCGGGCTGGCCTTCGTGCTGTTCGGGGCGCTGCTCACCCCGCTGCTTGGCCGGGTCACCGTCTCCGGCCGCTCCAAGGAACCGGAAGAAGCAGCGGCGGAGTAGTGCGCAGGGCATTGGCCATTCCAAGGCCCTGTCCCAACCCGTCTGAATACCGAACTCCTGTCCACAATCAGTCCGGCATCGCAGCACCAAAAGAAGCAGAGGCGGTCCATGCGGACTGTCTCTGCTTCTTCTTTCTCTGCAGCCATTTCCCGGGAAAAGCCGGCAGGCCCTTACTCCAGCGGCGTCCCCC containing:
- a CDS encoding DEAD/DEAH box helicase codes for the protein MQAGEENGGGGLHPVLSSWFHSRFGRGTDVQLQAFPPLQEGRHVLIAAPTGSGKTLAALLPCLDRIVKDKEAEGKAAPKVRLLYITPLKALNNDIHHHVMGYIPELAAEAGRLGLPWPGLSAAVRTGDTTQRERAAMLRQPPDVLVTTPESLYILLTSAKGKAMLKDVRHLIVDEIHDLAGGDRGLHLSVTLERLTALCGRTPQRIGVSATQNPIGRVAQYLGGWESAGEGTGEGACRPRPVQIIESRMDKVFRLSVTMPEQAPVTQDRQEALWAPLTERILKLMEGARSVLVFTNNRRLCERLTLRLNDHVGYEMARSHHGSVSREQRLEVERALKAGELRCLVATSSLELGIDVGHIDLVLQIDSPKSAASGIQRIGRAGHGVGDESRGIIVARSRSLLAECAVLAAKVIRREIEEIRIPRRALGVLCQQVTAMVAGGVWTVDEVFAVLQGSDSYHDLPRERFESVLEVLSGYYPFVKPLLDWNRESGELTPRSVTAMAAIMGAGTIPQGSAYPVHHADSRIHIGELDEEYIHESRVGDVFQLGTSSWKIQRIAGDRVYVTEAGESFSEIPFWRGEGQGRSLELSLSIGSFLEELEQRLDGGKETDTGTVDWLGAAYALDARSAGELIGLVKSQKAVSVLPTHRRIVAERFQDEMKQHHLIIHSPFGRRLNRTWQLALQQLFESRLPYRLHAHSRDNGIQFVWPDVGGAAMEAVLPLVQSVTSGNILDMLRQAVPGSPLFGSVFRRLAETSLLLPRSFKRMPAWKKRMRSESLLREALPYAERFPFVSEAMRICLEEELDAEGLQRVLQDIEEGRTAWEVCENAFPSPFAAAFLADFAGAQIYESDTLSRDLQLQLLGLDRTLAGTLFGEGAVEALLAEEGPGGSAPADGFDAEEPGELLRYLKRRGDRSAREITADTGGAGEAGVASALASLEAQGRAAQVRLAGEQRWIAAEEAQTYSRLADDPLALRFVLARCVDGSAEPFTVRGLAARYGVKPAAAEEAVSAWAEEGRIEPAPGAAADGEPAAWVSREAQSRRIRQAVQAMRSRAEPAAGERYLARLLELQHVRPDCRLSGEEGLREVIGRLQGCFLPLSDWEGTVFPLRLTDYRKEYLDGLCAAGEVIWIGRREPKQKEGRVAFFLAEAEELYGPLLAARPPAAEASPLLEVLRRRGASFVTALARETDRLPSEVTDELIALAWEGLVSSDQFAPLRQHGSGGTGRQPPRPSRCGQPGVSRRRRGAGTRWKRRVSRTCAPPWRPGSKGCWPAGACSPGTW
- a CDS encoding MerR family transcriptional regulator codes for the protein MKHTVKEVAKASGVSVRTLHYYDEIGLLTPQRDETNGYRCYGEEELLRLQQILFFRELDFPLEDIRSLLGSDSFDRIGALEEHKRLLALRAERLRTLMNTIDQTIGRLKGERTMNRDELYEGFDQSKQKQYEREIIQRYGKQAEKHIEESRERMKTWTKEDYDRVNGEYAELNRRMTSVLESGLTPDSPEAQGVVEDHFGVVSRFYTPSREMYAGLGDLYTDHPDFRKLYDAFHPRLADYWRDAMKAYAASRLS
- a CDS encoding MDR family MFS transporter; this translates as MLIAGLLIAMLFSALEGTIVGTAMPRIVGELGGLSLMTWLTTAYMLSSTTVVPIAGKLADLLGRKSVYVTGLLIFMLGSALCGMAQNMTQLIWFRALQGIGGGVMMPMAMIIVGDIFTGKQRAKWQGVFGAIFGLASVIGPQVGGWIVDAWNWHWVFYINLPVGILATVLIALGLKSHKAAGPVKFDIAGMATMIVGVVSLLLALSFGGGQYPWGSWQIIGLFALSFAALTAFVRIESTASEPILPVRLFRDRIFSVVNAIGFLMSIGMFGAIMFVPLFMRGIVGISASASGTVMTPMMVTMILASIAGGQLVLKIGVRPQMTAGMIIMACGFLLLTTLGMETTKLYASGIMLVIGLGMGLVMPLLTLTLQEHFPKSELGVVTSSSTFFRQIGGTFGMTLLGVVMNSRSDALLSANLLPLLHDLPAEADGLEESITHMVHTNPQSLYSALLSPESLAQIPQALLGSLVPVIKASLVASLHAVFWTGLAFVLFGALLTPLLGRVTVSGRSKEPEEAAAE